The Streptomyces sp. NBC_01317 genomic interval CGTTGCTACGCATCACGACCCTCCTGCCACGGAACGACCGTGGCCGCTGAGTCCAAAGGAGGTGGGTTCCACATGCGTCACTACGAAGTGATGGTCATCCTCGACCCCGATCTCGAGGAGCGCGCTGTCTCCCCGCTGATCGAGAACTTCCTCTCCGTTGTCCGCGAGGGCAACGGAAAGGTCGAAAAGGTCGACACCTGGGGCCGTCGTCGTCTCTCTTA includes:
- the rpsF gene encoding 30S ribosomal protein S6, whose amino-acid sequence is MRHYEVMVILDPDLEERAVSPLIENFLSVVREGNGKVEKVDTWGRRRLSYEIKKKPEGIYSVIDLQAEPAIVKELDRQMNLNESVLRTKVLRPETH